The proteins below are encoded in one region of Methylobacillus flagellatus KT:
- the fmdA gene encoding formamidase, which produces MKTLIKLDFDKPAWEQDGQIHNRWHPDLPMVAMVKPGDEFRVECMDWTGGQVGNNDSANDIRDVDLLQVHYLSGPIGVEGAEPGDLMVVDILDVGTLQDQQWGFNGLFARTNGGGFLTDHYPEASKTIWDFHGIYTTSRHVPNVKFAGIMHPGLIGCLPSRELLNEWNKREGELIATAPDSVPPLACPPTAKSAVMGRLKGDAAVAAANEGARTVPPRDNGGNCDIKNLTKGSRIYFPVYVKDGGLSMGDLHFSQGDGEITFCGAIEMAGYLDIKVGLIKEGVKKYGIKNPLFQPSPLSPTYRDYLIFEGISVDEQGKQHYLDVHVAYRQACLNAIEYLKKFGYSGEQAVAILGTAPVEGHISGVVDYPNACATLWLPTEIFDFDLKPNANGPVKIVTGADVARTS; this is translated from the coding sequence ATGAAGACCTTGATTAAGCTGGATTTTGACAAGCCAGCCTGGGAACAGGACGGCCAGATCCATAACCGTTGGCATCCTGATCTGCCGATGGTGGCGATGGTCAAGCCTGGCGATGAGTTCCGCGTCGAGTGTATGGACTGGACAGGCGGCCAGGTCGGCAATAACGATAGTGCGAACGATATTCGCGATGTCGACTTGCTGCAGGTGCATTACCTGAGCGGCCCGATCGGTGTAGAAGGTGCCGAGCCCGGTGACCTGATGGTGGTGGACATCCTGGATGTGGGTACCTTGCAGGATCAGCAATGGGGGTTCAATGGCTTGTTTGCCAGGACCAATGGCGGCGGCTTCCTGACCGATCACTATCCTGAGGCTTCCAAGACGATCTGGGACTTTCATGGCATCTATACGACTTCCCGCCATGTGCCCAATGTCAAGTTTGCGGGCATCATGCATCCCGGCCTGATCGGCTGCTTGCCATCCCGCGAGTTGCTGAATGAGTGGAACAAGCGCGAAGGCGAATTGATTGCGACAGCCCCTGACAGCGTGCCGCCACTAGCGTGCCCTCCGACCGCGAAGTCTGCCGTCATGGGTAGGTTGAAGGGTGATGCGGCTGTTGCCGCTGCCAATGAAGGTGCGCGTACTGTACCTCCACGCGATAACGGTGGTAACTGCGACATCAAGAACCTGACCAAGGGCTCACGTATTTATTTCCCCGTTTACGTCAAGGACGGTGGCTTGTCCATGGGTGACCTGCATTTCTCCCAAGGTGACGGCGAAATCACTTTCTGTGGCGCAATCGAAATGGCCGGCTATCTGGATATAAAGGTTGGCTTGATCAAGGAAGGCGTGAAGAAGTACGGCATTAAGAATCCGCTATTCCAGCCAAGCCCACTGTCACCTACTTACCGTGATTACCTGATTTTCGAGGGCATTTCCGTGGATGAGCAAGGCAAGCAGCACTACCTGGATGTGCATGTCGCATACCGCCAGGCCTGCCTGAATGCGATCGAATACCTGAAGAAGTTCGGCTATAGCGGCGAGCAGGCGGTTGCCATCCTGGGTACTGCGCCAGTGGAAGGCCATATCAGCGGCGTTGTGGATTATCCGAATGCTTGCGCCACGCTCTGGCTGCCCACCGAAATCTTTGACTTCGACCTGAAGCCGAACGCCAACGGTCCAGTGAAGATTGTGACGGGTGCCGACGTTGCCCGGACATCCTGA